In Fibrobacterota bacterium, the following are encoded in one genomic region:
- a CDS encoding SRPBCC family protein: protein MAATTSTPSVFHGSFSIERHYPTPAKRVFAAFSDKAKKRRWQVEGEGFSIEKFEMEFTVGGREHASFRYQGGPLIIMDAVYQDIVPDQRIVFAYTMAMEGKRMSASLTTIELLPGEKGTDVRFTEQGAFFDGIDSLQGREEGTRGLLEMLAKELQNHE from the coding sequence ACGGCAGCTTCAGTATCGAACGCCACTACCCAACCCCCGCCAAACGGGTCTTTGCGGCCTTTTCGGACAAGGCCAAGAAACGACGCTGGCAGGTGGAAGGCGAAGGTTTCAGTATCGAGAAGTTCGAAATGGAATTCACAGTAGGCGGCCGGGAGCATGCCAGCTTCCGGTATCAGGGTGGCCCCTTGATTATCATGGACGCGGTTTATCAGGACATCGTTCCCGATCAGCGCATCGTTTTCGCCTATACCATGGCCATGGAAGGCAAGCGCATGTCCGCTTCCCTGACCACCATCGAACTTTTGCCCGGGGAGAAGGGAACTGATGTCCGCTTCACCGAGCAAGGGGCTTTCTTCGACGGAATCGATAGCCTCCAGGGCCGCGAAGAAGGCACCCGGGGATTGTTGGAAATGCTAGCGAAGGAGTTGCAAAACCATGAGTAG